Genomic window (Tardiphaga sp. vice304):
CAACACCTGCGTGATCGCCACCACCGACTTCTTCATGCCGATGGTCGATGATCCCTTCGAATTCGGACGGATCGCCGCCACCAATGCCATCTCCGACATCTATGCGATGGGCGGCACGCCGATCATGGCGCTGGCGATTCTCGGCATTCCGATCGACAAGATGCCGGCCGAGATGGCCGCATTGATCCTGCAAGGCGGTCAGGCCGTTTGCACGGCGGCGGGGATTCCCGTGGCCGGCGGTCACTCGATCGATTCGCCGGAGCCGATCTACGGCCTCGCGGTGATCGGCACCTGCAGGCCGTCCGACATTCGCCGTAACAAGGACGCGCGGCCCGGCGACGCTCTCATTCTCACCAAACCGCTCGGGGTCGGCATCTACGCCGCAGCTTTCAAGAAGAACGCGTTGTCGGACAGCGGCTATGCCGACATGATCCGCTCGATGACGCTGCTCAACAAGGTCGGCACGCGGCTGGCAAAGCATGAAGCGGTGCATGCGATGACCGACGTCACCGGCTTCGGCCTGTTCGGTCACGCGATGGAGATGGCGCGCGGCTCGGGCGCGACCGTGGTGCTGGAGGCCGCGCGCGTCCCGTTGCTGCCCGAGGCGGCCGAACTGGCGCAGCAGGCATTCGTGACGGGCGCCTCGATCAGGAACTGGGCCAGCTATGGCGATGGCATCGAGCTCGCTGCCGGTTTCCCGGAGTGGCGGCGCCATCTTTATACGGACCCACAGACCTCCGGCGGATTGCTGATCGCCTGTGCCGCGGACAAGGCAGAGGCGATCCTGCGAATGATCGTGGAGGACGGCTATCCCTACGCCCGCATCATCGGCCGCATCGAGCAGGGCGAGGCCGTGGTCAAGATGCGGGATTGAGGCGCGCTCAATTGGCGACAAGGAAAGCAACCCGGCAACGGCCTATCCGCACCTCTCCCCAACGGGGAGAGGTGCCAGAGCGTCGTTGCAAGCATCGCAATCTAAAGCCGCTACCCTTGCTCCAGCACCTTGATGGCCTCGAGATTGTCCGCCGCGCGGGCGTCGTCGATATAGGCCACCAGCAGGCGATTGATCGCGGTGGCATCGAGCA
Coding sequences:
- the selD gene encoding selenide, water dikinase SelD, with protein sequence MNIQNLRLTSLAHGGGCGCKLAPSVLQQLLGKPGVQPFERLLVGTETGDDAAVWQLDDNTCVIATTDFFMPMVDDPFEFGRIAATNAISDIYAMGGTPIMALAILGIPIDKMPAEMAALILQGGQAVCTAAGIPVAGGHSIDSPEPIYGLAVIGTCRPSDIRRNKDARPGDALILTKPLGVGIYAAAFKKNALSDSGYADMIRSMTLLNKVGTRLAKHEAVHAMTDVTGFGLFGHAMEMARGSGATVVLEAARVPLLPEAAELAQQAFVTGASIRNWASYGDGIELAAGFPEWRRHLYTDPQTSGGLLIACAADKAEAILRMIVEDGYPYARIIGRIEQGEAVVKMRD